Part of the Phocoena sinus isolate mPhoSin1 chromosome 17, mPhoSin1.pri, whole genome shotgun sequence genome is shown below.
tttcatgataaaaacactcagtgaactaggaatagaagggaatttcttTGACCTGATTAAGGGTATCTATGAGTaaccatagctaacatcatatttaatggtgaaagactgaaagccttccccctaagattaggaacaagacaaagatgtcaactcttgccacttttattcaacatgcaATGGAGGTTCTTGCGAGgacaataaagcaagaaaaagaaataaaaggtatccaaattggaaaggataCCACTCGCATTTAGAAAAGTCTAAGGAAACCACTAAAAACACTTTCAGAACtgataaacaagttcagcaaagtTTCAGGACACAAtatcaatatatggaaatcaactgcattcctaaacactagcAAAGAACattcagaaatgaaattaaggaacaattccatttacaacagcattttttaaattcccaattTAATTAGAGGCATAAACTTAACAAAAGAGGTACAAGACTTACACATTGAAAACTACGAAACATCATAGAAATACAgacaacctaaataaatggaaagccaTGCCATGTCCATGAATATGAAAACTTAATAGTACTAAGACAGTTATATTTCCAAAATTGACCTAcaaattcaatacaatccctatcaaaatcccagcagtctctttgcagaaattgacatagagacagaaaaggaaattggtggttgccaggagctagggGAAAGAAGGAATGGAGAGTTTCTGTTAATGGGCACACAGAGCTTCTTTGTGGAGTTATGAAAAcattctgaaattagatagtggtgatggttgcacaattctatGAGTATACTAAACCCCACCAAATtgtttaaaagggtgaattttatgggaTGTTATGCAAAAAGGAGCAAAAAGGAGAAACCAAGGTAACAGCAGTGAAATACAAAATAAGGAATGAAGTATGAAAGGTTTTGTGAATGAAACTGACAAGAATGAGCAGCTGCTGAAGATGGTGAACAAAAGGGGAAAGTTAGCCAGTATTCATGGTTTCTAACTTAATGGTCAGGAAAGATCAATGGTATAAAAGCAGGGCACATAAAAGATGAACCAAGTGTATGGGGAAAGATAACaaatttgatttttgatattCAGAGATTCTATCCACTAGAACGCAAGGGTAGACGGGAGAGGGAAACACAGAAGATGGAAAAGGTATCGGGCAGGTTATTAAAAGTGGTAAGATGTACCTCATAGATAGAAATGAAGTGATACAGGGGTACATTTTCCTCTGATTAAGGAAGAATACAACAGAGTAGAAAGAACAGGGAAAGAATctaagggagagggaaagaattagaaattaaacagGGTGGTACTGACCTTCTCAATGAAGGAAGTAAGAAAAGCAAATGTATTGATGAGGGATGAATAAAAGCATTAATCAGCAGTCCTGAGGGCCCAGAAGAACCTGGACAGCATGAATGAACACTGGTTAGTGGTTTCTGATTAGAAACTGTTTAACTGATGACACGTTTAAGAAAACTGTCCTGCAACAGGCATGGGTCACGCTCTCACTTGCTCTCTTTCTGCCACCATCTTAGTTCCACGTTCCCCGCACAAAATGCCTGGTGAAGCCACAGAAACCGTCCCTGCTACAGAGCAGGAGTTGCCACAGTCCCAGGGTGAGACAGGGTCTCGAACAGAATCTGATAGTGATGAATCAGTACCAGAGCTTGAGGAACAGGATTCTACACAGGCAACCACACAACAAGCCCAGCTGGCAGCAGCAGCTGAAATCAATGAAGAACCAGTCAGTAAAGCAAAACAGAGCCAGAGTGAAAAGAAGGCACAGAAGGATATGTCCAAACTGGATCTTCGACAGGTTACAGGGGTTACTACAGTCACTATCTGGAAATCTAAGAATATCCTTTTTGTCATCACAAAACCAGAAGTATACAAGAGCCTAGCTTCAGATACCTAAATAGTTTGGGGGGAAGCCAAGATAGAGGATTTATCTCAGCAAGCACAGTTAGCAGCTGCTGAGAAATTCAAAGTTCAAGGTGAAGCTGTCTCAAACATTCAAGAAAACACACAGACTCCAACTGTACAAGAGGAGAGTGAAGAGGAAGAGACTGATGAAACAGGTGCGGAAGTTAAGGACACAGAATTGGTCATGTCACAAGCAAATGTGTCAAGAGCAAAGGCAGTCCGAGCCCTGAAGAACAACAGTAATGATACTGTAAATGCTATTACGAAATTAACAATGTTACCATCTGAAAAGAGGGCCTTTTTTGGTGTTTCAAAAGAGTAACTGCAGCTGGGTTAGAAATCTGTActgtttttatcattaataaagTTATGGCTTCTtgttggatgaaaaaaaaaaatctgtcaaactGATATTAACAACATGTCACTTAGCATCTGGTAAAACTAATAAGTGGTCTTCCATCAAGTAAGACACTAAAATCTCTTTAGAGTAGGTAGCTACAGTCCTACTGTTAAATATACCAATCTTTCAGAATCAAAGCATCTGGTAAATTTAATCACTTTAATAAACTACATATGACACAGAACAAACAATAATTTGCCAATAAAACTGGCACAACAATAACTACAAACCCAACAGGCAGCCAAGAAGGGCTTACTGGAGGAAATATTCTCAATATAAATTGTATGCCTAAGAGAAATATACTAAacagtaaatttaattttttcttatgaaatcatcacatacatttattttgttaatactGTACTATACAGGTCCTCGATAACTCTTTCTAAACAGAAATCTTAAATATGAGCTGCATTTCTTAAATCAATGTTGACAGAATATCAAACCCATAGGATGTTAacagccatacacatacacatacacatacacacagacgcACAAGTATTCTGCAGGCAATACATTTGGACAAAACTGGATTAAATTGCAGTAAAGCAAGTTTCTATTCATCCAGGGCCTTTCAGAGCTTTTAATATACTAATGTGCAGCTGAGCTCCATCTGGGAGAcatttccaaacttatttgacaCTTTTTAAAGGCAGGCCTATTAGTGGCTTCTAGAATTGTGTCCAcaatatataccacaattttgataaatactaatgagagaaatttttaattagattttttaacaATAAGATTTTAAAGCTGGGGAAATAATCTTTAATTCATATCTATGATGGATCCAAAATATTCCAGTATAATAAGCTTTACATTCACCCCAAAAATCACAACATCCAAAACAGAGCCAGTAAATGTACAATTAAGTGACAGTAAGTAAATATTTGATTAAGAGACCGATAAAATTTGACTATAAGGACTGACTCTAGCAAGGTAACTCAATGTAAAGAATGAGGTAAAAGAATAAATGCACTATAGGTAGTATTGTTCTCtcttttaagaaaatgcaaatcatagAGTATTCACAAATTAATAATGATGCCTAATAAATTAGAGTTCAATAAATTCTACTCTTAAACATCTACTTTTTTGATAAATCAAAACCCCGTACTTATAGTGGGGtgaggacacagaaaaaaaacagtaCTGTTAGTTCCAAGTTCCAAAAAAcgttattccaagatatttttgAACCCAAgcgattttttttaacatatgtaaaagtttataaatataagaaataccaaatacatatatatacttaccATTGTATCAGAATTAAGAATTTGTCTCATAAATTCCAAAAATGAAGATGCAAGTTCACCCGTGTCTTTACTAAATGTGCTGACCACTCGTTTCAGTAAACTATGCAGAGCATTACTGTTTTTCCTTAAAGAactgtaaataaagaaaataggcaatttcttaaaatttgagCATATAAATCTAGTATAAGAAATGAACtatctcaggacttccctggtggtacagtggttaagaatccacctgccagtgcagggaatgcgggtttgagccttggtctgggaagatcccacatgccgtcgagcagctgagcccgtgtgccacaactactgagtctgcactctagagtccgtgacccacaactactgagcccgtgtgccacaactactgaagcccacacacctagggcccatgctctgcaacaagagaagccactacaatgagaagctcgtgcactgcaacaaagagtagccaccacttgccgcaactagagaaagtccgcgcacagcaacaaagacccaacgcagccaaaaataaacaataaataaattaattaatttaaaaaaatgaactatatCAGTTCAGACAGCctaaaatttagtaaaattaaaattttacatttcaaaaaacGTAAAAAAGTACTTTGGTGTTCCTGTCACACAAACCATTTAACAAAGCATTTTTTATAGTTGATATCTCCTTTTAAAGATAATCTtcaaaaacactgaaagaaaaaattttccccCAATAATAACGCTATAAAACTTAGCAAAATAAACTTGCAGGTTCccttttttacactttttataaCCTGAGGATTTCTCTAACGTGAGGTTATAGCTGTCTCAAAAGCCTGACCAGAAAGCCTGACTTATGTAACTACAAAGAATGATTAACTTTATGACATTGTAATCtgacagaaagaaattaagggtACAGAGTAGGCATCAGCAAACTGTTTATGTAAAGAGCCTGATGATAAATATTCTAGGCTTTATGGGGTTATACATAACTCAATCTGTTTCTCTCTATACAAAACATCTGTCTcagtcacaactactcaactgcTGATACAGTGGGAAAGCAGCTGCAGACAACACATAAATACTGGCTATGTTCCAagacaggctggatttggcctctGGCCCACAATTTACCAAACCCTAATATAAAGAGATTTCAGCATAAGAAACAATCACGATATGTATTCAAAATCATGACAATATACAGCCCTGCTAAAATTATCCTATGCATTTACACAGTTCATAgtttatcaaaagaaaatttcaagattTGGGTAAAGCaatacaaaagagagaaagaagactcGTGCTCTTGAgaactttataaaataatgaaatggacAAGGCACAACGAACAGGAATGATATTAAATACAGAGATAATACAATTAATGGAAAAAGCAAAGGTTCAAAATTGGACTATACCAATTACTAGCCTCTACTTATAACCTTAAGAAAGTGAACCTTACTTAGACGGTCTATCAAAAACTGGGGTCCACTACACACCTTTCAGAAtgtctacaataaaaaaaaaacctagcaaTACCAAAATCTGGCATTTTGCTGGTAAACTTGTAGAGAAGTTGTCTATAAAAGGGTAGCACACTGGACTGCTGGGGTGATGGAGATAGCTCTGCATGGAAATGAGATGCTAGACACATGACTCTACtcatttgtcaaaatccacagAACCGTGTATTATAAAACATGGGTGAGGTTACAAAGAAAGGGGGAAAGCTAGAATCAACCTTCTGATATTGTATTAGAATCAAAGTAGCTGTAtggactcattttaaaaaatacatacatacagggacttccctggtggtccagtggctaagattccatgctcccaatgcagggggcccaggttcgatccctggtcagggaactagatcccacacaccacaaataagagttcacatgccacaactaaagaccctgaATCCCGCAACTAGActccacatgcctcaactaaaagattccacatgccgcaactaaagatcccacaactaaagatgctgcaactaagatccagcgcaggcaggcaggcagaaagacagacagacagacagatagatagataaatggaaagatatttttttaagtacatacataaaataagtaGATGAAAAAATAAACGTAGATTTGTGTATATGCATG
Proteins encoded:
- the LOC116742339 gene encoding LOW QUALITY PROTEIN: nascent polypeptide-associated complex subunit alpha-like (The sequence of the model RefSeq protein was modified relative to this genomic sequence to represent the inferred CDS: substituted 1 base at 1 genomic stop codon) — encoded protein: MGHALTCSLSATILVPRSPHKMPGEATETVPATEQELPQSQGETGSRTESDSDESVPELEEQDSTQATTQQAQLAAAAEINEEPVSKAKQSQSEKKAQKDMSKLDLRQVTGVTTVTIWKSKNILFVITKPEVYKSLASDTXIVWGEAKIEDLSQQAQLAAAEKFKVQGEAVSNIQENTQTPTVQEESEEEETDETGAEVKDTELVMSQANVSRAKAVRALKNNSNDTVNAITKLTMLPSEKRAFFGVSKE